The DNA segment CTTCAAACATAAATATGTCGTTCTTCCAGGCTATGGCCTCTTCCAGGTTAGCCGCTGAAACAGCTATGCTACCCTTTTCAGGGTTCAGCAATGCCTGCTGCCCGGGTTTTAACAGCTGCTGTATATTGCCTTTGATAGCCGAAACACGCACGCTGCCTTCCAGCAGGGTTGTTCTGGTCATAACTTCCTCATCGTATGAACTGATGTTGAAATGGGTACCCAAAACCGCTACACTTTGCGCGGCAGTTTCCACTATAAAAGGAACCCGTTCTGCTATTGCTTTTCCATTCACTATGCTTAACCTGTTACTTTTTGCAACTTCAAAATAGGCCTCGCCCTTTAAGCGGACTACCCTTTTTTTAGTACCGAACACCGCCGGAAAACTTAAAGAAGATGCGGCGTTTAACCATACTTTTGTACCATCCGACAATATTACCTGATATTTTCCGCCACGCGGCATACTGATCGTATTGACCTGCTGATCTGAAACATCAGGCCCAGCAGCAGGTTCGTAAACCAGTTGCCCGCCATCGATGCGCAGATTTGCAGCACCCTGCTGCGCCAATATTCCATTCTTTTTACCTTCCAGCACAATTTCCGACCCATCAGCCAGTGTAAGTACAGCTTTATCTTTTCCAGGAGGAACGTCATTTTTAAAGAATTTGTTTACTGCTTGTCCGGCCAGCTGCACAGCTGCTTTGCGGGAATTTAAGCGGTAAAGGCCTACAGACAGCGCCAGCAGCAGCACTGCGGCGGCAGACCATCTTACTAAGGTATTTAAACGTAATACTTTGCGCGGCCTGATTTCCGGCTGTAGTCTGTTGAAGATCATTTGCCTGGTCTGCTCCTGATCGCCCATCTCTTTCGTATCCCAGGGCAGGTCAAGCAGCTCAAAACCATCCTGATAATTCATCAGTAAAGCCTCCTCTGCCTGGCTACAGGTGCCGGCAAGGTACTTTTCATACAGTTTCAGGTAATCTTCTTTGCTCATAATTTGGTTGCTCTAATTATATAGAGCCCGATTTTGAAAGCCACACACATAAAAGTTAAATCTTTTTTTTAATTTTTTCGGCTTTTGTAAATTAATGCCTTAACATTACAATTTGTAATGCAGTTGATGCTATTATTGTCTAATTTTATGGTAATATGACCGATCAGGAACTTTGGAAAGCAATCAGGGAAGATGACCCCAGGGCATTTGCTGTGCTTTTCGAGAAACATTGGTCTAAAATTTACACCACGGCATTCTCCATGCTGAAAGATGCTGAGGCCTGCTCTGGAATTGTACACGATATTTTCCTTAACCTCTGGATCAAAAGAGAACACCTGAATATAGCATCTTTTCCTGCTTACCTGAAAGCTGCTGCGCGCTACCATGTTTACAAATATATCAAAAGCTTAAAGGCCAGCCCTATCGATTATACCGACGAGCCCCTATCCCTGGAAAAGGCAGTCAGCCAGAATACCGGTGATGAGCGTATCAGGTATATGGAACTGGAAAATAAAGTGGAACTCTACTTAAAGGAATTGCCTAAGCGCTGCCAGGAGATCTTTATACTGAGCAGAAAAGAAAACCTGAGTAATGAGGAAATTGCCAAACGCCTGGGCATTTCAAAAAGAACAGTAGAAAATCAGCTCACCCATGCACTCCATCATTTACGGATCTCTATGAAAGACCTGATTGTGGTCCTTATCCTGCTGGAAATTATGGGCCGCTAGATACGATGGAGCTAACCGGTTTCAATTTACCGGCTTGTTGTATAAACCGGTATTACCTTTTTCCAGTAAAACCATCAATTGTTTAACCAGTTCCGGCTGCTGTGCTGCTATGTTCTTATTTTCATAAGGATCTGTCTGGTGATCGTATAATTCAATTGCAGGCATTGCGGCCCGGAAGTATTTTGTTAAACGGTAACGGTCTGTACGCAGACTGATCCCTTTCTTAAAATAACTGTAGGCTATACCGCCCGCTGAACTGGCAAGCGGATTTTTTAATGCAGGTACCAGACTTGTCCCGTCAATATGCGCTGGCTTCTTTATTCCGCAGAGTTCCATTAAAGTAGGATACACGTCTACAGCGCTCACCACATTATTGTTTATGGCCTGGGGCAAACCAGGTACCTTTATGATCAGGGGACTGTGCAAGGCCCATTCAGATAGCGTATGTTTACCCCAAACGCGGTCGTCGCCCAGGTGCCAGCCATGATCACCCCATAATACCACAATGGTATTTTTATCCTTTCCGCTTCGCTTCAGTTCATCCAGTATTTTACCTATCTGGGCATCTGAATAACTTACTGCAGCATAATAGGCATGACGAAGTTTACGGGCATAAGCATCAGATACAGGCTTGGCCAGTGAGGCTCTTTCTTCCCCCTTTTTATACCCGTTAAACTCCCCGCTTTCCTGCAAACTGACAGGATTAACATCTACTGGTATATCTGGTGATGGTGTTAAGCTGATGTCGGCCTCCTGATATAAATCCCAATACTTCTGCGGCGCAGTAAATGGTAGATGGGGCTTAAACAGACCTACACCCAAAAAAAAAGGTTTCTCTTTTGTACTCAGTTCTTTTAACTTGCTGACTGCCATTTCGGCTGTTAAGCCATCGGGGTAGTTGCTGTCACTTACAGGCGCATGTTCATAAGGTTTTACTTCGCCTTTTAATTCATTTCTGTTGTTGCCATCGGCATAGCCAAAAAAGGCATTCCACCCTGTTTTCCATTTACCTGCATTAAAAAGCATTTCATCCCAGCTTCTTTCCAGTTCCATTTGTGAACTTTTTGGTTCCAGGTATTTATATACATAACCATC comes from the Pedobacter heparinus DSM 2366 genome and includes:
- a CDS encoding FecR family protein, translating into MSKEDYLKLYEKYLAGTCSQAEEALLMNYQDGFELLDLPWDTKEMGDQEQTRQMIFNRLQPEIRPRKVLRLNTLVRWSAAAVLLLALSVGLYRLNSRKAAVQLAGQAVNKFFKNDVPPGKDKAVLTLADGSEIVLEGKKNGILAQQGAANLRIDGGQLVYEPAAGPDVSDQQVNTISMPRGGKYQVILSDGTKVWLNAASSLSFPAVFGTKKRVVRLKGEAYFEVAKSNRLSIVNGKAIAERVPFIVETAAQSVAVLGTHFNISSYDEEVMTRTTLLEGSVRVSAIKGNIQQLLKPGQQALLNPEKGSIAVSAANLEEAIAWKNDIFMFEDEDIHSIMRKISRWYDVEVVYKGELKGTKFGGTASRSDNLSEVLKALELTGTIHFSINGRTVTVMP
- a CDS encoding RNA polymerase sigma factor, translated to MTDQELWKAIREDDPRAFAVLFEKHWSKIYTTAFSMLKDAEACSGIVHDIFLNLWIKREHLNIASFPAYLKAAARYHVYKYIKSLKASPIDYTDEPLSLEKAVSQNTGDERIRYMELENKVELYLKELPKRCQEIFILSRKENLSNEEIAKRLGISKRTVENQLTHALHHLRISMKDLIVVLILLEIMGR
- a CDS encoding sulfatase — protein: MKRATVLFFTLSVLILFSSHKYVPAPTAKPYNVLFIFVDDLRPDLGCYGNRIIKSPHIDALAAQSVLFKQQFVTVPTCGASRASILTGLRPRSVNDLSNEAFELKPKSQNIPESFIALLRQQGYYTVGIGKISHSPDGYVYKYLEPKSSQMELERSWDEMLFNAGKWKTGWNAFFGYADGNNRNELKGEVKPYEHAPVSDSNYPDGLTAEMAVSKLKELSTKEKPFFLGVGLFKPHLPFTAPQKYWDLYQEADISLTPSPDIPVDVNPVSLQESGEFNGYKKGEERASLAKPVSDAYARKLRHAYYAAVSYSDAQIGKILDELKRSGKDKNTIVVLWGDHGWHLGDDRVWGKHTLSEWALHSPLIIKVPGLPQAINNNVVSAVDVYPTLMELCGIKKPAHIDGTSLVPALKNPLASSAGGIAYSYFKKGISLRTDRYRLTKYFRAAMPAIELYDHQTDPYENKNIAAQQPELVKQLMVLLEKGNTGLYNKPVN